From Aptenodytes patagonicus chromosome 1, bAptPat1.pri.cur, whole genome shotgun sequence, one genomic window encodes:
- the C1H13orf42 gene encoding uncharacterized protein C13orf42 homolog, whose product MFKKIHSIFHPNSHRRNVTDDIPYCDGTGSAVRLIRSTSMYVLGGEQEKVCEPLKKCKSTTSIDSCFQPKEEDRDWMYSKTQDCLKYLQDLLALRKKYLDNINNLKCMRMAADSPMSTESSKTGKKSFLLLPSKESSKASMERKGPQSSSDVREAIAFFDSVIADLDSERWRRVPDVDLPNVDVDFDVATSTSEHSLHSNWILRAPRRYSQDTAQTAKAANQSQRNSQRRTTGSRKRLERHPMYLPKAVEGAYSTLKFKPKTHKKEY is encoded by the exons ATGTTCAAAAAGATCCATTCTATATTTCACCCCAACTCCCACCGAAGAAATGTGACAGATGACATCCCTTACTGTGATGGCACAGGTTCTGCGGTGCGATTGATCCGCAGCACTTCTATGTACGTCCTTGGAGGTGAGCAGGAAAAAGTTTGTGAACCgctaaaaaaatgcaaaagtacaACCAGCATCGACTCTTGCTTCCAGCCAAAAGAAGAAGACAGAGATTGGATGTACTCTAAGACTCAGGACTGCTTGAAGTACTTACAGGATCTCTTAGCcttgaggaaaaaatatcttgacAACATAAATAACTTGAAATGCATGCGTATGGCTGCAGATTCCCCGATGTCCACAGAATCATCCAAAACTGGAAAGAAGTCATTTCTTCTACTTCCTTCCAAAGAGTCTTCTAAG GCGTCCATGGAGAGAAAAGGCCCACAGTCCAGTTCAGATGTAAGAGAAGCAATAGCTTTCTTCGACTCAGTTATTGCAGACCTGGATTCAGAGAGATGGCGGAGAGTTCCTGACGTGGATCTGCCAAATGTGGATGTTGATTTTGATG TTGCTACCAGCACAAGCGAACACAGTTTACATTCAAACTGGATCCTTCGTGCTCCCCGGAGATACTCACAAGATACTGCCCAAACAGCAAAGGCTGCAAACCAGTCTCAAAGAAACAGCCAGCGGAGAACCACTGGCTCTAGGAAGAGGTTGGAAAGACATCCCATGTACTTGCCCAAAGCTGTGGAAGGGGCATATAGCACTTTAAAATTTAAGCCCAAAACACATAAGAAAGAATATTGA